Proteins encoded by one window of Arachis hypogaea cultivar Tifrunner chromosome 1, arahy.Tifrunner.gnm2.J5K5, whole genome shotgun sequence:
- the LOC112700580 gene encoding uncharacterized protein: MHPKSHQFFVQLPELQIPSQSVTVSSAATHNEIHSLSHLKRSLLPKSQYSSFFYFTLNGKTLPDETLLSSSQIPPFSNLLLRSRLLGGGGDGGATGAESRDCYLNMYAVKKPDKVDPNEQRLSKWLNCALSNEPLTEPCVIDKLGNIFNKESLVEALIGKKLPKEFGHIKGLKDMIKVHLSVIPGVGNMGSGARFQCPVAGLEFNGKYKFFALRNCGHVLSAKALKEVKSSTCLVCHSEFREGDKIPINGSEEEVAVLREKMEEEKAKTTKEKKTKKVKNGGGVNGDDLEGSRLSGTKHGIDVKAVEKASAKVEANNNGKVSLKGVNDASAAAAKRFKASDLAPANATKEVYASIFTSSKKSDFKETYTCRSLPLGRN; encoded by the coding sequence ATGCATCCCAAATCGCACCAATTCTTCGTCCAATTGCCGGAGCTCCAAATCCCCTCCCAATCCGTAACGGTGTCCTCCGCCGCCACCCATAACGAAATCCACTCTCTTTCCCATCTCAAACGCTCTCTTCTCCCCAAATCACAATACTCATCCTTCTTCTACTTCACCCTCAATGGCAAAACTCTCCCCGACGAAACCCTTCTCTCCAGCTCCCAAATCCCCCCATTCTCAAACCTCCTCCTCCGATCTCGCCTCCTCGGCGGCGGAGGGGATGGCGGAGCCACTGGCGCAGAGTCCCGCGATTGCTACCTGAATATGTACGCCGTCAAGAAGCCCGACAAGGTTGACCCGAACGAGCAGAGGCTGTCCAAGTGGCTCAATTGCGCTCTCTCGAACGAGCCTCTGACAGAGCCCTGCGTCATCGACAAGCTTGGAAACATCTTCAACAAGGAATCACTGGTCGAGGCCTTGATCGGGAAGAAGCTCCCCAAAGAATTCGGCCACATAAAGGGCTTGAAGGACATGATCAAGGTTCATCTCTCTGTGATTCCTGGTGTTGGTAATATGGGTAGTGGTGCTAGGTTTCAGTGCCCGGTTGCTGGGCTTGAATTCAATGGAAAGTATAAATTTTTCGCCTTGAGGAATTGTGGGCATGTTCTGAGTGCCAAGGCGTTGAAGGAGGTAAAGTCGTCGACCTGTTTGGTTTGTCATTCAGAGTTTCGGGAAGGGGATAAGATTCCGATCAATGGGAGCGAAGAGGAGGTGGCGGTTTTGAGGGAGAAGATGGAGGAGGAGAAGGCAAAGACGACGAAGGAGAAGAAGACCAAGAAGGTAAAAAATGGTGGTGGTGTTAATGGCGATGATTTGGAAGGGTCGAGGTTGAGTGGTACCAAGCATGGCATTGATGTTAAGGCTGTCGAAAAGGCTTCTGCTAAAGTTGAAGCTAATAATAATGGTAAAGTTAGTTTGAAGGGAGTGAATGATGCTTCTGCCGCTGCTGCAAAGCGTTTCAAGGCTTCTGATTTGGCACCCGCCAATGCCACAAAGGAGGTGTATGCCTCCATTTTCACTTCGTCCAAGAAGTCTGATTTCAAAGAAACTTATACCTGTAGATCTCTCCCCCTTGGTAGAAACTAG
- the LOC112700544 gene encoding uncharacterized protein isoform X1 — translation MENSDTSLTSSSLPPPPALVVTEEPEPKKQKMSTSTSDDEECITATGTKKRYKRRKIAIFFAYCGVGYQGMQKNPGAKTIEGDMEEALYVSGAVPEQDRGIAKRYDWARSARTDKGVSAVGQVVSGRFYIDPPGLVDRLNSNLPDQIRIFGYKRVTASFNAKKFCDRRRYVYLIPVFALDPSCHRDRETVLASLGSGNELVKCLECSERGRKVVGLVGNAKHNLTQEAMDVDSFRKDDKVNAGLTEDIDVSLSKGEGKCLNEESGHEDKVVVDNLNSKTEESSNEVKVLVDNVNSKTDLETMVPVQDADTPVNGGSVNTAIVEEEKVNGEDRPTKGSGFNYGEEEKERFNRILKYYVGTHNFHNFTTRTKAEDPAARRFIISFEAKTTVVVEGMEFVKCEIVGQSFMLHQIRKMVGLAVAIMRNCAPESLINKALQKDVNINVPTAPEVGLYLDECFFASYNQKWKDSHEELSMKAYEKEAEDFKMKYIYSHIASTEQKDGTVALWLHSLNHRNYPDLRLVDEEAITDNGKTEIKVEDKRTEKTEIGDERANKIESEVADTRAEIEVDDDKRTKIEVDNKQAETEVATE, via the exons atggaaaactcAGATACATCTCTAACAAGTTCATCCCTGCCACCACCTCCAGCACTAGTTGTTACGGAAGAGCCAGAGCCGAAGAAGCAGAAGATGTCCACCAGTACTTCTGATGATGAAGAATGCATAACTGCCACAGGCACCAAGAAAAGGTACAAGCGTCGAAAGATTGCTATATTCTTTGCTTATTGTGGCGTTGGCTATCAGGGTATGCAGAAAAACCCCGGGGCCAAGACCATTGAAGGTGACATGGAAGAAGCCTTGTATGTGTCTGGAGCTGTCCCTGAACAGGATCGTGGAATTGCTAAACGGTATGACTGGGCTCGCTCAGCTAGAACAGATAAGGGAGTCAGTGCTGTTGGTCAGGTTGTTTCAGGCAGGTTCTATATTGATCCCCCTGGTCTTGTTGATCGCCTTAATtcaaatcttccagatcagataCGGATCTTTGGTTACAAGCGTGTAACAGCATCTTTTAATGCCAAGAAGTTCTGTGACCGCAGGAGGTATGTCTATCTCATTCCTGTGTTTGCTCTTGATCCATCTTGTCATCGGGATAGAGAGACCGTCCTAGCTAGTTTGGGATCCGGAAATGAGCTTGTTAAATGTTTGGAGTGTTCTGAGAGAGGTCGTAAGGTggtagggcttgttggtaatGCAAAGCACAATCTAACACAAGAAGCTATGGATGTGGATTCATTCAGAAAAGATGATAAGGTTAATGCTGGACTGACAGAGGATATTGATGTATCTTTGAGCAAAGGTGAAGGTAAATGTTTAAATGAAGAATCTGGTCATGAGGATAAGGTTGTAGTTGACAATTTGAACTCTAAAACTGAGGAATCCAGTAATGAGGTTAAGGTTTTAGTTGACAATGTGAACTCCAAAACCGATCTTGAAACTATGGTTCCTGTTCAAGATGCGGATACCCCTGTGAATGGTGGATCAGTGAACACAGCCATAGTGGAGGAAGAGAAAGTTAATGGAGAGGATAGGCCTACCAAAGGAAGCGGATTCAATTACggtgaggaggagaaagagagatTTAATAGGATCTTGAAGTACTATGTAGGTACTCACAACTTCCACAACTTCACCACTAGAACAAAAGCTGAGGACCCTGCTGCCCGACGTTTCATTATTTCATTTGAGGCAAAGACTACTGTTGTCGTTGAGGGCATGGAATTTGTAAAGTGTGAGATTGTTGGACAGAGCTTCATGCTTCATCAAATACGGAAGATGGTTGGGCTTGCAGTGGCAATCATGAGAAATTGTGCACCAGAATCTCTTATCAATAAAGCTTTGCAGAA GGATGTTAACATTAATGTGCCTACTGCCCCTGAGGTAGGACTATATTTGGATGAGTGCTTCTTTGCTTCATACAACCAGAAATGGAAAGATAGCCATGAGGAATTGTCAATGAAGGCATACGAGAAAGAAGCTGAGGATTTCAAAATGAAGTACATATATTCTCATATTGCTTCTACGGAACAGAAGGATGGAACTGTGGCTCTCTGGTTGCATTCATTGAACCATAGAAATTATCCTGATCTGCGTCTTGTTGATGAGGAAGCGATCACTGATAATGGGAAGACAGAAATAAAGGTTGAGGACAAGAGAACTGAGAAAACCGAAATAGGTGATGAGCGAGCTAATAAAATTGAATCAGAAGTTGCTGACACGAGAGCTGAAATAGAAGTAGATGATGACAAGAGAACTAAAATAGAAGTTGATAACAAGCAAGCTGAAACAGAAGTTGCGACTGAGTGA
- the LOC112700544 gene encoding uncharacterized protein isoform X2 — translation MSTSTSDDEECITATGTKKRYKRRKIAIFFAYCGVGYQGMQKNPGAKTIEGDMEEALYVSGAVPEQDRGIAKRYDWARSARTDKGVSAVGQVVSGRFYIDPPGLVDRLNSNLPDQIRIFGYKRVTASFNAKKFCDRRRYVYLIPVFALDPSCHRDRETVLASLGSGNELVKCLECSERGRKVVGLVGNAKHNLTQEAMDVDSFRKDDKVNAGLTEDIDVSLSKGEGKCLNEESGHEDKVVVDNLNSKTEESSNEVKVLVDNVNSKTDLETMVPVQDADTPVNGGSVNTAIVEEEKVNGEDRPTKGSGFNYGEEEKERFNRILKYYVGTHNFHNFTTRTKAEDPAARRFIISFEAKTTVVVEGMEFVKCEIVGQSFMLHQIRKMVGLAVAIMRNCAPESLINKALQKDVNINVPTAPEVGLYLDECFFASYNQKWKDSHEELSMKAYEKEAEDFKMKYIYSHIASTEQKDGTVALWLHSLNHRNYPDLRLVDEEAITDNGKTEIKVEDKRTEKTEIGDERANKIESEVADTRAEIEVDDDKRTKIEVDNKQAETEVATE, via the exons ATGTCCACCAGTACTTCTGATGATGAAGAATGCATAACTGCCACAGGCACCAAGAAAAGGTACAAGCGTCGAAAGATTGCTATATTCTTTGCTTATTGTGGCGTTGGCTATCAGGGTATGCAGAAAAACCCCGGGGCCAAGACCATTGAAGGTGACATGGAAGAAGCCTTGTATGTGTCTGGAGCTGTCCCTGAACAGGATCGTGGAATTGCTAAACGGTATGACTGGGCTCGCTCAGCTAGAACAGATAAGGGAGTCAGTGCTGTTGGTCAGGTTGTTTCAGGCAGGTTCTATATTGATCCCCCTGGTCTTGTTGATCGCCTTAATtcaaatcttccagatcagataCGGATCTTTGGTTACAAGCGTGTAACAGCATCTTTTAATGCCAAGAAGTTCTGTGACCGCAGGAGGTATGTCTATCTCATTCCTGTGTTTGCTCTTGATCCATCTTGTCATCGGGATAGAGAGACCGTCCTAGCTAGTTTGGGATCCGGAAATGAGCTTGTTAAATGTTTGGAGTGTTCTGAGAGAGGTCGTAAGGTggtagggcttgttggtaatGCAAAGCACAATCTAACACAAGAAGCTATGGATGTGGATTCATTCAGAAAAGATGATAAGGTTAATGCTGGACTGACAGAGGATATTGATGTATCTTTGAGCAAAGGTGAAGGTAAATGTTTAAATGAAGAATCTGGTCATGAGGATAAGGTTGTAGTTGACAATTTGAACTCTAAAACTGAGGAATCCAGTAATGAGGTTAAGGTTTTAGTTGACAATGTGAACTCCAAAACCGATCTTGAAACTATGGTTCCTGTTCAAGATGCGGATACCCCTGTGAATGGTGGATCAGTGAACACAGCCATAGTGGAGGAAGAGAAAGTTAATGGAGAGGATAGGCCTACCAAAGGAAGCGGATTCAATTACggtgaggaggagaaagagagatTTAATAGGATCTTGAAGTACTATGTAGGTACTCACAACTTCCACAACTTCACCACTAGAACAAAAGCTGAGGACCCTGCTGCCCGACGTTTCATTATTTCATTTGAGGCAAAGACTACTGTTGTCGTTGAGGGCATGGAATTTGTAAAGTGTGAGATTGTTGGACAGAGCTTCATGCTTCATCAAATACGGAAGATGGTTGGGCTTGCAGTGGCAATCATGAGAAATTGTGCACCAGAATCTCTTATCAATAAAGCTTTGCAGAA GGATGTTAACATTAATGTGCCTACTGCCCCTGAGGTAGGACTATATTTGGATGAGTGCTTCTTTGCTTCATACAACCAGAAATGGAAAGATAGCCATGAGGAATTGTCAATGAAGGCATACGAGAAAGAAGCTGAGGATTTCAAAATGAAGTACATATATTCTCATATTGCTTCTACGGAACAGAAGGATGGAACTGTGGCTCTCTGGTTGCATTCATTGAACCATAGAAATTATCCTGATCTGCGTCTTGTTGATGAGGAAGCGATCACTGATAATGGGAAGACAGAAATAAAGGTTGAGGACAAGAGAACTGAGAAAACCGAAATAGGTGATGAGCGAGCTAATAAAATTGAATCAGAAGTTGCTGACACGAGAGCTGAAATAGAAGTAGATGATGACAAGAGAACTAAAATAGAAGTTGATAACAAGCAAGCTGAAACAGAAGTTGCGACTGAGTGA